In a single window of the Bradyrhizobium erythrophlei genome:
- a CDS encoding MFS transporter yields the protein MSQTTSPPPQIKSRIGAILRATSGNFLEQFDFFLFGFYASAIAKAFFPAQNETAALLNAFGVFWLGALMRPVGAIVLGAYIDRIGRRQGLIVTLGIMAIGTVVIAFCPTYATIGLAAPIIVLVGRLLQGFSAGVELGGVSVYLAEIATPGNRGFYTSFQSSSQQVAIFVASILGFVLSEMMPADTVADWGWRIPFFVGCLIIPVIFVLRRTLEETPEFLAMKKHPTASEVFASALANWRIVILGMMIAVLTTTTFYFVTVYTPTFGKSVLKLSSQDALLVTLLVAVTNFIWNPVGGAVSDRIGRKPVLLTIAGLSFLTAYPALHWLVAEPTFGKLLAVQMMFSFYFGVYSGTMLGCLVEIVPAHVRTTCFSLAFALAAALFGTFTPFASTWLIQHTGDKASPGYWLMFAATLGIIAALAVYRGGRTIETREAVAA from the coding sequence ATGTCGCAAACAACGTCACCACCGCCTCAAATCAAGTCGCGCATCGGCGCCATCCTGCGGGCGACCAGCGGCAATTTTCTCGAGCAGTTCGACTTCTTCCTGTTCGGCTTTTATGCGAGCGCCATCGCCAAGGCGTTCTTTCCGGCCCAGAATGAAACCGCGGCGCTGTTGAACGCGTTTGGCGTGTTCTGGCTTGGCGCCCTGATGCGCCCCGTCGGCGCGATCGTGCTCGGCGCCTACATTGACCGTATCGGCCGCCGCCAGGGTTTGATCGTCACGCTCGGGATCATGGCGATCGGCACCGTGGTTATCGCCTTCTGCCCAACCTATGCGACCATCGGACTAGCGGCGCCGATCATCGTGCTGGTGGGCCGCCTGCTGCAGGGATTTTCCGCGGGCGTCGAACTCGGTGGCGTCTCGGTCTATCTCGCCGAGATTGCTACCCCCGGCAACCGGGGCTTCTACACCTCGTTCCAGTCCTCGAGCCAACAGGTCGCGATCTTCGTCGCCTCGATCCTCGGCTTTGTGCTGAGCGAGATGATGCCGGCAGATACGGTGGCGGATTGGGGCTGGCGCATTCCGTTCTTCGTCGGCTGCCTCATCATCCCCGTTATTTTCGTGCTGCGGCGGACGCTGGAAGAAACGCCGGAGTTCCTGGCCATGAAGAAACATCCGACCGCCAGCGAGGTATTTGCTTCGGCGCTGGCAAACTGGCGCATCGTCATCCTCGGCATGATGATTGCCGTGTTGACCACCACGACTTTCTACTTCGTCACCGTTTATACACCGACCTTCGGCAAGTCCGTGCTGAAGCTTTCCAGCCAGGACGCCCTTCTCGTCACGCTTCTGGTGGCCGTCACCAACTTCATCTGGAATCCGGTCGGCGGCGCCGTGTCGGACCGGATTGGCCGCAAACCCGTGTTGCTGACGATCGCGGGCCTGTCGTTTCTGACGGCCTATCCCGCGCTGCATTGGCTGGTGGCCGAGCCGACGTTTGGAAAGCTGCTGGCAGTCCAGATGATGTTCTCGTTCTATTTCGGCGTCTATAGCGGCACGATGCTGGGCTGCCTGGTGGAGATCGTTCCGGCGCATGTCCGCACCACCTGTTTCTCGCTGGCCTTTGCCCTTGCCGCGGCGCTGTTCGGCACCTTCACGCCGTTCGCGTCGACATGGCTGATCCAGCATACCGGCGACAAGGCTTCTCCCGGATACTGGCTGATGTTCGCCGCGACGCTTGGCATCATCGCA